The sequence aacactgctttggagctttatgaatgggttgtttgcacatgacgtcacagcagcagcgcgaatgagtctggagggcagggagtgatgtttctatataggaatcctatcaaaaactcaaaaggTTTTGCATTGTTTATAGTTGCTCAAATCGttaaaatcgagaacccagaaggtgtttatatcgtttacataacttataccgttttttataacttttcattttttaacgttaaaagttgtcgcctttttatagcgttttgcatctgctgatactgaaattaatatggatacttaccttttgtttttgactcggttaaatattaacattctacatggtatcgtttgcagggaggagaagatattttatcctatttaattataattgggtgttttcccttcagttttgtagaattgtttacaatgttgatctggttaccacgAGAATagtgtcacgcgctgctgctttCAGCCGtcgtatggtagaaaatgtccaaataaaataaatatttaacaagctgacagaagatgatgcatttctttgttggaagcgtgtaaatgtaactagttttaatgttatttttgtaaatattcactttccccaTAAGGAGAATCGGAGGGTCACGATCAGGGATGGACACCGAcacgctgtatttttgtatttatttcaacaaatgaccaaaatcaaacccatagaagcttgtgaacagttttgaagtggctgtgtgcaagttaCAATCATTCACAAGCGAGTGATCATACTCGcaaacataatgttaattaattattgcacaaaaaccaaatacaaaactcaaaagtatgtttgttttttttgtttttttttaagtgaaaggcagtgggtttatttagtgacattattacatttgctaaaaGTCGTCTTTCCTCACCTTCTCAACCAAGGTGAAAATTGTATTAccgtccatttttttttccccgAACGATACTGTGAGTTCCTATTacaattctcgattcagcataaatgaccaacaatggcgacatttttcacaatcaaaaattaaaatactgcaCTTGACTTCACtagcagaaaggcagcgcgatataaacaaaccagactagaactgaacgcggcgtgacggcagcttcacattctctatatctgcctcctcgatggcaatcaagtctttcaattcagtggaaaagtcTCTCCTCTTCATAACACAAGGATcgccaacatatgttgtgattttctgtttaaacctttctaaaccagcacagaaaggacttttctccatcttttccattctaattttcactgcttgccctccaccggaatTTTGCGCttcaccagaaccacgtgattgcaaacaacctattgaatcagtgactcggagcgccaaagtcatatgatttcaacagtttagccgtttgataggagagccgagtcactgatttgatttgtgaagctccgaagcagtgttttgaaatcggcccatcactatattgtcgaagtcgttattttgtttgtttggcgcacaaaaagtattctcgttgctttataatattaaagtagaactactgaactcacatgaactgatataaatatgttttttagtacattaatggatcttgaaagaggaaatgttattgctttgaatagaggcctcactgagccatcggatttaatctaaaatatcttaatttgtgttctgaagatgaacaaaggtcttacaggtgtggaacgacatgagggtgagtaattattgacaatattttcatttttgggtgaactaaccctttatgctAAATACTTCTTTATATATCCACAGAAGCGGTTTCAATCAAGACTggcaaaattaagaaaacatcatGAAGATTGCTATGAATGTTTTAACAGGGCagaaattgaaaatgaatgcaatACGATTGCTAAACAGCTATCACAAAAAGATTGTTTGGTGAGTAATATGTCAACATCATCACAATACTCTGTGATCAACACCTCAGTCCATTAACagctaattattttaatattaattaatagtttCCTTAGTTCTTTTGCTTGTAGACcttgtttttattcaaattatattttcaaactGTTACAGTCATCCTTAGTCACGTCCACAACTGATGCATCCTCTTCATCACCACCCTGTGCTGTGTCCACCTCTGTGATGACCTCATCACCGTCACCGTATTACCGGTTACCAGAGGGGACACTGCAGTTGGCAAAAATGAGTAAAGTCCTAATGGCCATGGAGAAAGGAACACTGTCTGACTTCAAAGGAAAGAAACTTGACAACATTGAAATTGACCCAAATGGTATGAGTATACTTGAatggtctgtgtgtgtctgtgctgtATATATTTGCAAAAACTGTACATTATCATATGTTACAGATGCTAAGTATAATCAATAaactgttgattttttttatcaattgttTAGAGCAACTTGAGGCTCAAGGTGATTCCATGTCAAGTGATGAGGAGGATTACAGTGACGTATCTCAGACAACAGCACCAGCAGAGACTGATCCACCTGTTCAATCTGATCAATCTGTTTCACAAGAGGATCAAGGTAAGAAAAATCTCTAAACTACACACACAATAATCATCAAATAACCATAAATTAGCTCCAAGCAGCAATAGCCATCCAAAGGCTTttcaaaattcagaaaaatCTACACATTAGGACATATGTATGATTTGGTCATACTCACTGATTTAGTTGTTAtgagaattacatttttaattattccaTAGGTTCTTCAAATGCTCCAAAAAAGAAATGGGAGGACAATGAGGTAAAAGCAGTAGAGAGACACATGATGGAGTTCATCAAGACATGCAAATTTCCTGGTAAGCAAGACTGTGAAAGATGCATTCACGCAGAGCCAGAAGGTTTGAAGCAGCGAACATGGACTGGTGTGAAAAATTATGTGCGGAACAGGATCACGACTCTTAAAAGAAAGGGTGGTTTGTGAGGaggcacaaacacaaaaacacttcaGTGCCTTTTATAACttctttactgtaaaaaaaaaaaaaaaaaaaaaaaaaaaaaaattttatatattatatatatatatatatatatatatatatatatatatatatatatatataaaaatataataatactgtaaaaatataatatgatgTGGAAAgtgttaaaagtattatttgtGTGAAGAGAGTGGCTCAACTAGTGACCAGCTCATTGAAAATGCTGTACATTAAAGTTGTTAGCAGAAGACTGTACTGCGATGTTGCATAAACTAATCAAAAATACTTTTCTTTAATCTGTACCATTTATCCCAAGTAAAATAATCCCATATTAGctcttataaatatattttacatcaaGAAAGACAGAGTATAAGAACGCTAATGAAGAAAGAATAGTTCATTttcaattagggctgggcgatatatcgtatgcgattgtcacgcgcatttcgtcagtaaagccggttccctgattaccactaaatcgccatcacctgctttcaaatggagcggcatttaataggcagagccgtagatcactgacaagctacgcaatatcgcgttcattattgcagatgaatcgccttcgataatgaaggcgatattgcgtagcttgtcagtgatctacggctctgtctattaaatggcgctccatttgaaagcaggtgatggcgatttagtggtaatcagggaaccggctttactgacgaaatgcacgtgacaatcgcatacgatatatcgcccagccctattttcAATGTTCCGTTTTCATTGTTGAGGTAAAGGGGATAAgggggaggagcgaatgtaaaggtgaaaagagggaggagcgaatgaaaaggtgaaaagagggaggagcgaatgtaaaggggatgaaaagagggaggagtgaatgtaaaggttgtgaaaagagggaggagcgaatgtaaaggttgtgaaaagagggaggagcgaatgtaaaggggatgaaaagagggaggagtgaatgtaaaggttgtgaaaagaaggaggagcgaatgtaaaggttgtggaaaagagggaggagcgaatgtaaaggggatgaaaagagggaggagcgaatgtaaaggttgtggaaaagagggaggagtgaatgtaaaggttgtgaaaagagggaggagcgaatgtaaaggggatgaaaagagggagtgaatgtaaaggttgtggaaaagagggaggagcgaatgtaaaggggatgaaaagagg is a genomic window of Chanodichthys erythropterus isolate Z2021 chromosome 14, ASM2448905v1, whole genome shotgun sequence containing:
- the LOC137036186 gene encoding uncharacterized protein, with the protein product MLKSKRRKTPLQDAEDHMTRRADKPGLQEQFISKYKGRGVFTTRAFFRGDFALEYRGELLSSEESLDRAEHYTEAENAFLFEFQWCGRNWCIDASKEDGSLGRLVNDEHRNPTCKMRTLEVSRKPHLCLFAVRDILPGEEITFNHGDSDWPWRVKPLNQASTESSDKKPSISLGPQRSPHCAAPVSSPGLDEVNSSGPHKQSGKARTSRKTKRFQSRLAKLRKHHEDCYECFNRAEIENECNTIAKQLSQKDCLSSLVTSTTDASSSSPPCAVSTSVMTSSPSPYYRLPEGTLQLAKMSKVLMAMEKGTLSDFKGKKLDNIEIDPNEQLEAQGDSMSSDEEDYSDVSQTTAPAETDPPVQSDQSVSQEDQGSSNAPKKKWEDNEVKAVERHMMEFIKTCKFPGKQDCERCIHAEPEGLKQRTWTGVKNYVRNRITTLKRKGGL